A region from the Benincasa hispida cultivar B227 chromosome 12, ASM972705v1, whole genome shotgun sequence genome encodes:
- the LOC120067957 gene encoding uncharacterized protein LOC120067957, translating into MSSFTASASLCIPRLISSSSFKFSKFNSSSPHSTPPCFRVVCSAGFLPQQPNSLKDFQFLLHDAMDSSGIDSTHAKEARKGFLSQIHYLSKMERDTSISINRRVDLAKAALYIAAEDDSLVSHSSVPLPVDAFINRISDLSMGYCTHYKSSFNSSPEIFLESIEWYMYVMKGFRRASSKAQSEPRALYLHTVLTHRTGSAALLSLIYSEILKMLRLWSLLDFDVEVYHPHDDYSLPTGYHKLKSKESDQPHIMTTQTLLVEILSNLKESFWPFQQNQSRSLFLRAADVANCSDSLNAFEESGFQLASAKAAQHRLERGVWTSVRYGDMRRALSACERLILLDVDSKELRDYSILLYHCGFYEQSLEYLKLYQETKSSSSPTSKLSCQEEEAVDNLMIRLALIMMEDGWSRPSLPRKFIGKNSEPW; encoded by the exons ATGAGTTCCTTCACTGCTTCTGCTTCCTTATGCATCCCAAGGctgatttcttcttcttctttcaagtTCTCCAAATTCAATTCATCTTCACCCCACTCCACTCCTCCGTGTTTTCGAGTGGTTTGTTCTGCTGGGTTTCTTCCACAGCAACCCAATTCTCTCAAGGATTTCCAGTTCCTTCTCCACGATGCCATGGATTCTTCTGGAATTGACTCCACCCATGCTAAG GAGGCTAGGAAGGGTTTCTTGAGTCAGATTCACTATTTATCTAAGATGGAGAGGGACACAAGTATTAGTATTAATAGGCGTGTTGATTTGGCGAAAGCTGCTCTTTATATTGCAGCAGAGGATGATTCCTTGGTATCTCATTCATCTGTCCCTCTTCCCGTCGATGCATTTATTAATAGAATAAGTGATCTTTCCATGGGCTATTGTACTCACTACAAATCTTCATTCAATTCATCACCTGAAATCTTTTTGGAAAGTATAGAGTGGTATATGTACGTCATGAAG GGTTTCAGAAGAGCCAGTTCTAAAGCTCAATCAGAACCACGAGCTTTATATCTTCACACG GTCTTGACCCATCGTACAGGCTCAGCTGCACTACTTTCACTCATATACTCAGAGATCCTGAAAATGCTTCGTTTATGGAGTCTTCTAGATTTTGATGTAGAGGTATATCATCCTCATGATGATTATAGCCTTCCAACGGGCTATCATAAACTGAAAAGCAAGGAGTCTGATCAGCCACACATAATGACAACTCAAACTCTCTTGGTGGAG ATTTTAAGCAATTTAAAGGAATCTTTTTGGCCATTTCAACAAAATCAGTCCAGAAGTTTATTCTTAAGGGCCGCTGATGTCGCTAACTGTAGTGATAGCTTGAATGCATTTGAGGAAAG TGGCTTTCAGCTTGCGTCTGCAAAGGCTGCTCAACACAGACTAGAACGTGGAGTTTGGACCAGTGTGCGTTATGGAGATATGAGGCGTGCATTATCTG CATGTGAACGGCTTATCCTCCTTGATGTTGATTCGAAGGAATTGAGAGATTATAGCATCCTTCTCTACCATTGTGGCTTTTATGAGCAATCTCTGGAGTATTTGAAGTTGTATCAGGAAACAAAG AGTTCCTCGAGCCCAACTAGCAAGTTAAGTTGCCAGGAGGAAGAAGCTGTGGATAACTTGATGATACGCCTTGCACTTATTATGATGGAAGATGGTTGGAGCAGACCCTCActtcctcgaaagttcattggTAAGAACTCCGAACCGTGGTAA